The region CAACACTGAGTGAGAAAAAGATTTGGATAAAACCTCAAAGCCTCTATAGAATCGTCTCTGCAGGCTTTTCCGTGTTTCTCTGTGGCGATCAGCCTCTCGCGTGCCAACAGAATTGATATTCCTGCAGACTGAGCGAGCTCCTCGACAGTTATCGATCCCTTCTCTTCCAGCTGAACAGAAAAATACTGTGAGTCTATGTGAACAAGCGATGCGTACCAAAAAAATCGtccaaaaaaatgtcacgacGTACCAATGCTTCCACAGATTCAACAATGGCAGTCTCGTTATGAGATTCCAGCTGCAGGACCATTGCTCCGCTCTCAAAAGTTCTGAGGATAACTGGCAATCGAAGTGGAGCCAATTGTCTGCTTGCATTCAGCACATCCTCGGGAGATAAAAGTTCCAGACCTCTTGCTCTGTTGACTCTACAATAAACGTCTGTCAGTGCCATCATGCCACCAACTTCCTGGAAACGAAAACGAATAAGCTTAGAGTGATCTCTGAAGTCAAGTTCAGTTCAgccattttgaaattctgcaAACCTTCAATGGCTCCTCTAATATTTGTGACAACTCTCTAGCTAACTGTCTGAAATACTCGTTACTACTCTTGTACGCGTCTCTCGTGACAGGGTCATCTATGCCTAAGCTCATGAGGTACGACTTAAACCTGACCGTTTCATCCTCGGTTATGTCACCTTGTTTTTCCTGAAAAACAGATTCGGTGTCAGTGAGAGTCCCCGCCGCAACAGAatgagcgagagagagagaagaaaatttctaccAACCCGTATTTTATTGGATATGGTCTTTGAAATGGAGACCATGTCCTTGGCCATTCCCATGAGCTTTTGGAGGTCCTGAAAGGCCATAGTTATGCTTTCATCAGTAGCTTTCTGTCGCTCTTGAAGGCTTCGTTCTATTCCAACAATTCCAGTCCTTGTTTTGATCATCGGCAATTGTCGCGAACTGCTTGACTCGGCGCTCGAGGTAGGCGATTGGGGCATGGGAACCGAGGTAACAAGTTCCCAGGCCCGCTTTGTAACCGCATCAGCAATGTAGCTGATAAAATTGGGATCGACTCCTTCTTTGAAAGATAGCTTAACAAAATTGTTAACGCTGTAATTAACAGGACCGGGCATCTTGTCTGAAATATGATTGATTGCAGAGCGGTTTGACAAGCCTGTAATGCGGTGTACGTGAATATCTGAATTAATTACCAACAGCAGCTTCGGCCAGAtgtaaaacgatttttttactACGACCAAACGAGAATGGACCAGGCGTTTCCTCCTCAAAGTATACAATATATCGCAGAGAGAGGGACAGGCACGTAAGGCCTCTCGGAATTTCGCCGGGCCGACCCCACAGGATTCTGTAATTTGTCAGGACCAGTTCACCACCCTCAAATGACGTCTGTCAAAAGATAAAATTCGCCAGGTTATGTTGTTTTTGCTTCGAAGAGTTCCGACTCGATTACCTTCGTGTCTCCGTCGTAGAGCTTCACAGCCTTTTCACGTTTAAGGAACGCCTCGTTGGCCTGAAGCCGTGCCTCGGCATATTCAAATCTGTTCATTGTTACTAAAAATCTTGCCCAGCCCGCGGTTGAGACATCGGTTTTATGTTTAGCTAGGTTAAGTTCGCTTCACACCAACCATCATCTGTTCAATTATTCTTCCGACAGTTAGCGCCACTGTCTATGATCTCGAATATCGAGCTTCGAGTATCGATATATTGACTCTGTTCAACAATCGAATACATTTTTGAAAGTGTGTATGTCTTACAGTGGCCTTGGCCTCTAgtacgatttatttttattttacgcaGTGTATATAGATATGTGGGTATGCACTACAAGTATAAAGCTGAGCAGTTGAGCAAAAAATCAGCTTATAGCTGTGTGCATATTTCCATAGGCCTAATACATACAACTAAGCGTGAAGTTAACTCTGTTCACATgaagaatattaattacatATTTGTTTCACGTGGCATACGGCATTTATATTGCAGTATTGCACTGCAGCACGATTTATAAGTATATAGAGTTACTCGGTTA is a window of Neodiprion pinetum isolate iyNeoPine1 chromosome 4, iyNeoPine1.2, whole genome shotgun sequence DNA encoding:
- the Vps36 gene encoding vacuolar protein-sorting-associated protein 36, with translation MNRFEYAEARLQANEAFLKREKAVKLYDGDTKTSFEGGELVLTNYRILWGRPGEIPRGLTCLSLSLRYIVYFEEETPGPFSFGRSKKIVLHLAEAAVDKMPGPVNYSVNNFVKLSFKEGVDPNFISYIADAVTKRAWELVTSVPMPQSPTSSAESSSSRQLPMIKTRTGIVGIERSLQERQKATDESITMAFQDLQKLMGMAKDMVSISKTISNKIREKQGDITEDETVRFKSYLMSLGIDDPVTRDAYKSSNEYFRQLARELSQILEEPLKEVGGMMALTDVYCRVNRARGLELLSPEDVLNASRQLAPLRLPVILRTFESGAMVLQLESHNETAIVESVEALLEEKGSITVEELAQSAGISILLARERLIATEKHGKACRDDSIEALRFYPNLFLTQC